A window of Cytobacillus sp. FSL H8-0458 genomic DNA:
TTCCATCTAACTGGCAGATGAATGGATATGGAAAACCGCATTATACTAATGTTCAGTACCCATTTCCAATAGACCCGCCGCGAGTATCTACTGAAAATCCAACAGGTTCCTATAGAAGGAGTTTTTATATACCGGCAGAATGGCTGCAGCAAGAGATTATCCTGCGTTTTGAGGGTGTGGACAGCGCCTTCCATATTTGGGTGAATGGCAGGGAGGTTGGTTACAGCCAAGGAAGCCGTTTACCGTCCGAATTTGATGTCTCGTCCTATATTCGTGAAGGCTATAATACAATAGCCGTCAGGGTATATCAGTGGTCTGACGGCAGTTATTTAGAAGACCAGGATATGTGGTGGTTAAGCGGCATTTTCCGTGATGTGTATCTATTTGCAAGAGACAAAATTCATATTCAAGACTTTTTTGTTATTACCGATCTTGATGAAAACTATGAAAATGCCATTCTTACACTAACTACCTTGATTGAAAATAGAAGTCAACTGCCTTTAGAAAACTATCAGCTTGAATACTGCCTGCTCGATCAAAAAGGAGACACAATTTTGGCGGAATCACAACAGGTGGCCCTTTCTAACGGAAAAAACGTTAAGGTTAATTTCAAAACAGCTGTGAAAAATCCTGAAAAGTGGTCTGCTGAACATCCATATTTATATCATTTGCTGATTACATTAAAAGATGGGGATGGGAAGACTATAGAAATAGTGCCTAACAAAACTGGATTTAGGTCCATTGAGCAAAAAAATGGTGTTTTCCTTGTAAATGGCGTCGCCATCAAGCTAAAAGGTGTCAACCGTCATGACTGGCATCCGGATTTTGGCCGTGCTGTACCGCTTGCTGCCATGGAGCAGGACGTTCTTTTAATGAAACAGCATAACATAAATGCTGTCAGAACAGCCCATTATCCAAATGATCCAAAGTTTTATGACCTTTGTGATGTGTTTGGCCTATATGTCATTGATGAAACAGACTTGGAAACCCACGGGGTCGAACATATCGGTTCAGCTAATCTGTTAAGCAATGATCCAGAATGGGAAGAAGCGTATGTAGATAGGGCAAAAAGGATGGTGGCCCGTGATAAGAATCATCCATCAATTATTATGTGGTCATTAGGAAATGAATCAGGGTTTGGCTGCAACCATGTTTCGATGGGGAGATGGATTAAAGAAAATGACCCAACGCGTCTCGTTCACTACGAAGGGGAGTCGGCGGACATCTTGCGGGAGGACGATAATAATCCTAACCGAGACCCATCCGTTTCTGATGTACATACATCCATGTATACATCTTTAGAAATCCTGGAACAATGGGGAAAAAGAACCGACTTACAGAAGCCCCATATTCTTTGTGAATATGCCCATGCAATGGGAAATGGTCCTGGGGAGATAAAGGAATATTGGGACCTTATTTATAAATACAGGCGATTGCAGGGGGGCTTTGTCTGGGAGTGGTGTGATCATGGTATCCGTCAATTTACAGAAGAGGGTGAGGAATACTTTGCCTACGGCGGTGATTTCGGTGATAGTCCGAATGACTGCAACTTTGTTATTGATGGACTCGTTAGGCCAGACCGAACGCCTTCCCCGGGTTTGGCAGAATATAAGAAAGTGATTGAACCGGTTCATGTTGAAGCAGTGGATTTAGAAACGGGAGAAGTGAGGATCACCAATCGTTATGATTTTATATCATTAGAACATTTGAACCTATCATGGTCAATTGAGGCAGATGGTAAGCCGATAGACCAAGGTGTAATGTCGGTACCATCTACAGAACCAGGTGAAAATACACAGCTTTTTATTCCATTTCAGCTTGCTCCCAATATTAAACCCAATACGGATTATTGGCTAAACCTCCAATTTACACTTGCTGCAGATATGCTATGGGCGAAAGCAGGCTATGAAATAGCGTGGGCACAGTTTGAATTGCCTGTTAAAAGTACTTGTCTTAATGAAGCAGGCAAGCCGCTTTTTGCTCCGCTGGAATGCATGGAGGATGATAACAATTTAATGATTAAGGGTGAAGATTTCACGATTGAATTTCATCTTGTTTACGGAACGATAGATTCATGGACCTATCAGGGGCTCCCGATTCTAAAGGATGGTCCGAAGATGCACTTCTGGCGTGCATTAATCGATAATGATCACCGCTCCGCTATCAGCTGGAAGCAATTTGGTTTGCACTGGCTGCAGCACCGTGTAGATGCTGTAGAGTGGAAGCAAACAGAAGACAAAGAAAGGGTAGTGATTACATCAATCGTACGTATTGCTCCGCCAATCCTTGCTTGGGGAATTCGCGCGGTCTACACGTATACTATTTATAACAGCGGTGAGGTATCTATAGAAGTAGATGGCACAATACAAGGAAATGGACCGGAGACAATGCCTCGGATTGGTCTGCAAATGAAGCTTCCGGTGTATCTTGATAATGTGACTTGGTATGGTCGAGGTCCTGGAGAAGCCTATAGTGACAGCAAACAGGCAAACCGGATTGGTGTATATGCTAAGAAAGTACAGGAGCTTTTTACTCCTTATATCTACCCGCAGGAAAATGGCAATCGGCATGAGGTTCGGTGGGTATCTGTTACAAACGGCAACGGCATAGGATTTGTATCTGCAGGCAAGCCATCTCTTGATTTCAGCACACATTATTATACAACAGAAAATCTGGATCAAGCCCAGCATACGTACGATTTACTAAACCAAGAGGAAATTACCTTTCACCTTGATTACGGACAACATGGACTTGGGTCTGCCAGCTGTGGCCCGGATTTAACGAGACCCTATCACCTGAATTGTAAGGACTTCCGATTCAATGTAATTTTAAAATCATTTTCGACTGCAGAAAGTTCGCCAATAGAAATTGGAAAATCATTATGCTTTCCTTTGTAAGAAAGCAAACGGTGAAAAGTAAAATGGTTCGTATTCAATGTGCCTGTAAGTCCTTTTTCCAATTTGATATGGAATGTGAAATGATAAATTTTTTGCTAGAAGTCATTGGGAATAGTGTGACTCCGGATTGAAAGGTATAACTAAGCTTTTTTTACCGTTTCCGCTAAATAAAAGTTGACTATTTTGAATTTTTAAAATTTAGATTGTATTTTCTTATTATGAGTGCTATGTTATAAATAATATTTCATATCGATCACATGTTACTGATCAGATCAGGCAGGGTGGTTCAGTTAAAAGAATGTCAGTTCTTTTGATTAGATACCTCCTTGCCTTTTTTTGCGTTTTTAATAGAAGGATACCAAATCCTGTTTTTAGTCAAAAAATGGTCATTCTCCGATTGATAGTAAAGCAGCGTCACCAGTTGAAGGGAAGGTTATATAAATAACTCCAACAAAGCTTGGAATGCAGCTGATAGTGGTACTGAAATCTTGATTCATGTTGGGCTAGAAACAGTTTCATAAAAAAGCGAGATGTCGATTATGGTTATTACAAATAGTCTAACATCTAACAGATACAAAAAAATTATGGTTCAAAAAAACTGTAATGGCAGGGGAAACTGTTGCCATGAAGGTGACTAACAAATAAAACTTTCTCGTACTATGTGGATGAGGGGGAACCTTTAGTTGAAAATAAAAAAAATATTAAATAACAACGCGGTAGTAGTTAAAGATGGAGAAACCGAGAAAATAGCGATTGGAACAGGCATCGCCTTTAATAAGGGGAAAAATGATATTATCAAGCAACAAGAAATTGAAAAGCTTTTTGTAATGGAGGAATCGAGTAAGCTGCAGCAACTGATATTGAGGATTCCTGAAAATCATTTCGAAATATCAGAGGAAATCATTTCCTATGCAGAAGAAAAGCTGGGGATGAAATTAAGTGACCATATCCATATTGTCCTTACTGATCATTTATCCTTTGCAATTGAAAGGGAGCAAGAAGGAATTCATTTGCAGAATAAGCTTCTCCAAGAAATTAAAGTACTCTATCAAGTTGAATTTGAAATTGGTATGTGGGCTATTCAACATATTAAAAAGAGATTTGAAATTGAAATGCCGATAGATGAAGCGGGCTATATTGCACTTTATATTCATACAGCGAAACCAAAAAGTGGAGATATGCAGACAACAGTAAGGCAGACAGCTATTATCAGTGATCTTATCCAAACAATAACAAAATTTTTGAATATTACAATAGATCAAGATGATATTTCTTATCAACGTTTAATTATACATCTTCGTTACTCCATCTCAAGAATAAAGCATTTTGAACTCCATACTATGGATGAAGAAATGCTAGAAATGATTAAAAAGAAGTTTCCGATTTCCTATCAATGCTCTAAGGAAGTAGTCAAAGTATTAAAAGACACCTATGAAATGGGAATTCCAGACTCAGAGATTGGATTTATATCGCTCCATATTGAAAGATTAAAACAACGATGGAAGAAATAAGAGAAGAAGTGAAATGGGGGAAAAAGCATATGCTTTTTTAAATATATCAAAGCAAAAATAGTAGGGGGGCAGATAATTTGGAAGAAAAACACATGAAATAAGAGAAGATGCTGCTAAAGAGAAAGCTTATGTCTTAGAAAAGAGATATTTATTTTATTAGGGAGGTAGTTTTAAAATGATGCAATATTTACAGAAAATAGGCCGCTCATTGATGCTGCCAGTAGCAGTACTGCCGGCTGCAGCTATTTTAATGGGAATTGGTTATTGGATAGATCCTTCAGGCTGGGGTGCTGGAAATCCTGTAGCTGCATTTTTAATCAAGGCAGGATCTTCTATTATTGATAATATGTCCATTTTATTTGCGGTTGGGGTAGCACTGGGAATGTCCAAAAATAAAGACGGTTCTGCTGCATTGAGTGGATTAGTTGCCTATCTAGTAGTGACAACTTTACTTTCAACAGATTCAGTAGCGATGCTGCAAGGGGTGGATCCGGAAAATGTAAATGCAGCCTTTGAAAAAATAGGAAATCAATTTATTGGGATACTTTCTGGGATTCTAGCATCCATTATGTATAATCGCTTTAGTCATGTACAATTACCGGCTGCATTAGCTTTCTTTAGCGGTAAACGACTAGTTCCAATTATGGCAGCTGTTTCAATGCTGCTAGTTTCAGTTGTATTGTTCTTTGCTTGGCCAGTAATTTTTACAGGATTAGTTTCATTTGGTACAGCGATTAGTAAATTAGAGTTTATTGGTGCAGGATTATATGGATTCTTTAACCGTTTATTAATCCCAATAGGATTACACCATGCTTTAAACTCAGTGTTCTGGTTTGATGTAGCTGGAATCAATGATATTGGTAATTTTTGGGCGGGTACTGGAACAAAAGGTGTTACAGGTATGTATCAGGCAGGATTCTTCCCAATCATGATGTTTGGTTTACCAGCAGCAGCACTTGCGATGTATCATACAGCAAGAACGAAAAGAAAAAAGCAAGCGGCATCTTTGATGTTAGCTGCAGGTTTTGCTTCATTCTTCACTGGGGTTACAGAACCTCTTGAATTTTCGTTCATGTTTTTAGCTCCTGCTCTTTATGTGGTTCATGCTGCCTTAACAGGTATTTCATTAGCTGTAGCAGCGTTTTTCAATTGGACAGCAGGGTTTGGCTTTAGTGCAGGATTAGTAGACTTTGTTTTAAGTTCAAGGCTGCCTTTGGCTAATCAACCATATATGCTGCTTCTCCAAGGTCTTGTAGTTGCTGTTATTTATTATGTACTATTCCGATTCTTGATTATTAAATTTAATCTATCAACTCCTGGCAGGGAGAATGACAAGGTTGAAGGTGGAGCATTGGACACGGAAAGTAACGATCAAGCACCAGCAGGTAATAAATTCGCTGTCATTGCAGCTAAGATTTATGATGCCTTAGGTGGGGATGCTAATGTGACTTCAGTTGACAATTGCGTAACACGCTTAAGAATTGAAGTAAAAGACATGAAGGCAGTCGACCAGAAAAGGATTAAAGATACAGGTGTACCTGGAATTAATGTCGTTGGAAAGCATAGCATTCAAGTGATTGTTGGAACGGAAGTCCAATTTATAGCAGATGAAATTGAAAAAATCCGTAATAAATAATTGTTTTTTGGAATTAATTAGGACAGCCAAAACTGCCAAATATTGATAAAATCAGCAGGGACATTTGAAGTATCGGACACTCTATCAGTAAAAAACACATTATCTTCACATTATATGAAATATTTCAATTGACGAGGCATTTCCGCGTGTAAAGGATTCCAGTGTGGGCGATAAAGGCAAAGAAGGGTTTATTTTCATTCATTAAAGAAAGTAGGGGGAGTATTTGAAAAAAGGTTTTTTCTTAAATCTAATTATCATATTTTCTGTACTTTTTAGTACTCTAAGTGGATTTTCAGCACCGGTGCAAGCTGATGCAGAAACAGTGAAATATCAAATTTATCCGAACCCTCACGAAATTCACTATCAAGATGGACAATTTGATATAAGTAATACGATTAATATTGTATATGAATCTAAAATTGATTCTTATACTAGAAAAAGAGTAGAAGAAATATTGGCGAGTAAAAATATTAATTTTACAACATCGAGTGAAATGGCTGCAGATAAAACGAACTTTTTAGTGGGTGTATACCAGTCAAAGGAATATGTAGATCAGTATTTTGAGTCACTTCAATTAAGTGATGATGGATTATTTGCAAAGTTAGATGCAAATATTGTTTCTGTTGATAAAAATGTTATCGCTGTACTTGGAAAAGATACCGATTCTGCGTTTTATGGAGTAACAACTGTAAAACATATTTTCAAGCAGATGAAGGAACGTACCATCCAGCCATTGATCATTAAAGATTATGCTGATGTTAAAGGCAGAGGTTTCATTGAAGGGTATTATGGAGAACCATGGTCAAATGAAGATCGTGCCGAATTAATGACCTATGGCGGAGAATTCAAAATGAATTCTTATATCTATGCACCAAAAGATGATCCTAAACATAATGGCAAGTGGAGAGATTTATATACAACAGAAGAGCTCGAGAACATTAGCAAACTGGCTGAAGCTGGTAATGCCAGTAAAACCAGATTCGTATATACGCTTCATCCATTCATGAATAATGCCATTCGTTTTAATTCCGAAGAAAATTATCAAACAGACTTAAATAAGATTAAAGAGAAATTCACCCAATTACTCGATGCAGGAGTTCGTAAATTTGGAATTCTTGCTGATGATGCGGGTGTTCCTTCACAAGGAGCCCAAACGTATGTGAGATTGATGACCGATTTGACCGATTGGTTAATTGAGCAGCAGGCAAAGTATCCCGGTTTAGTAACAGATATGATTTTCTGTCCAAATGATTATATGGGATGGGGAACAAGTTCTCAAATCCAGTCGTTAAAACAATTGCCAAAGTCTGTTAGTATTGTTCAAACCGGCGGCAAAGTTTGGGGAGAGGTTTCAAATAACTTTACACAATCATTTACGAATAATGCCGGCAGAGGACCATTCTTATGGATCAACTGGCCTTGTACGGATAACTCTAAAAAACACTTAATTATGGGTGGAAATGAAACTTTCCTACAGCCTAATGTTAACCCTGAAAATATTGAAGGGATTGTGTTAAATCCTATGCAGCAATCCGAAGCGAGCAAATCAGCTATTTTTGCTAATGCGGATTATGCATGGAATATTTGGGATAATGCAGATCAGGCAAAGAAGAATTGGAATGACTCGTTTGCTTATATGGATCACCTAAACATTAATGAAACTCCTGCTTCCAATGCACTAAGAGAGTTGTCCAAGCATATGATCAATCAAAATATGGATAACCGTGTAGCTAAATTAGAAGAATCAGTGGAATTGGCTCCGAAGCTAAATGAGTTTAAAGCAGCCTTAGGTAAAGAGCAAATTACCGAAAAAGCACAAGCGTTAATTAAAGAGTTCGAAGTTATCCGTGATGCAGCATTAACTTACAAAGCTGATCCAGGTAATGAAAGAACAAGAGATCAGATTATTTATTGGCTGGATAGTGCTGTGGACACTGCGAATGCAGCTATTTTCTTATTAAATGCAGAAGTTGCTCATGAACAGGGCAATAAGTCTGAAGTATGGGAAAACTACAGTCAAGGTCAAGCTTCTTTCGCTGCTTCAAAAAATCATCCTTTCCGATATATTGACCATTATGAATATGCGGAAGTAGGTGTGCAGCATATCGTACCATTTATCAATACATTATTAAAAGATGTATCGCTTAAGGTTCAATCCATTGTAAATCCTGATAGCAATGCAGCTAGAATTATTACAAATCGGACAGATACTCCTGCAGGTAACTTGGATAACCTGTTAGATAACAAACTGAGCACCGAAGTGATCTTTAAAAATCCTAACTCCATTTCAGCAGGCACATATATTGGAGTACTATATGAAAAACCTCTCACCCTTAATACAGTGCGCTTTGAATTAGGACATGCCGGCAATGTCAATGACACGTTTACAGAAAGCAAGGCACAATACACCGTTGATGGAGACAATTGGATTGATATTGAAGGTGCGCTGTATGGACATGTCAGTAAAGTAGAATTAGAGAATTTAAATCTAAAAGCTAGAGGCATTCGTTTAATCGCAACGAAAGATCGCACGAATACTTGGCTGGGGATTAAAGATATCGTTACTAACGATACTATATATGAAAATGAAACTCCACAATATCAGTTGATGGTTCCTGAACACTTTAAGGTGTATCAAGGAAACGCAGAAAATTTATTTGATGGGAATGACAGTACTTTTATCTGGTATAACCCTTCAGGATTAATTAAAGATACGTCTGTTGCTGGAGATTATATTGGTGTAGATTTACAAAAGGTCACTGATCTGGACAAAGTTTCTTTCTCTGTAGGCAGAGATAATGGTGACAAGTGGACAGAGTACCAGCTCGAATATTCATCTGATAACGTGAATTACACATTATTCAAGAAATATACAGGTAAAGCTTCAGGAATGGATAAAATTGAGGAAGATCTAACTGGTATTAAAGCCAGGTATGTCCGCCTGAAAAACCTGAAAAATGTCAACGTTTGGATTAAGTTCAGTGAAATTCGAATTGAGCTGCCAAAAAATTCTGCTGAGTATACCTATACAAATAACACAAACTATAAGAAAATTGTGTCCCAGCATTCACTAGATAATACAAGTTTAGCTGAGACAGCAAATATTACACTGAAGCCACAAGAATACTTAGGGGTAAAATTAGAACGTATCAAAGAACTAGATGATGTGAAGGTAAATACAACTAATGATAAATTAACCTTACAGGCCTCTGCAAATGAGGTAGAATGGAAAGTCCCTGATGAGGGAACCATTGCTCGATATGTAAGATTACTTAATAATACTGATGAAGAAATCACTTTTGACCTGAATGAATTTAGCGTTTTATCTAAGGAAATCTATGGACCAAGTTTTGTCGGAACGGATATGGGAATCTCTTCTGCCTATGCAGATAGTGATTCAAGAAATGAAGGCACGCTGCTGGCTCCGTTCGATAAAAAGTTCGGCACGAGAGCTATTTTTACTGACTACCAGAGAAAAGGACAGTCAATCACTTATTCAGTTGGGGAGCCTAGAATCTTTAATAGCCTGCGTGTTTATAATGAAGAAAATAATATTAATTATATCCGGGACGCTAAAGTACAATTGTCGATGGACAATGAAAATTGGACAGACGTCATTACATTAGGCGATGGTGTGGACAATCTTGCAGGTGGTAAAGCGGATTACTCAGATATGATTGCAGATGGCTACACACATGATTCTTCTAACCCAGGAAACTATTATTATGGAAATGATAATATAGGCGGCATTAAAGCCAAATTTATAAGAATTCTCTTTACAGCAAATTATTTAACAAGATTTGCTCATATTAATGAATTTATCATTAACGATGGCGAATATGTTAAAACTGAGAATAACCCAACCTATTTTGCAGATCCAATTGAGGAAGAGGGATTTGGTCCTAACCGTCTATTGGATGGTGATCTGACAACAGCATTTAGGCCAAATATGACTGGTGAAACAAATGGATCATTAACATACCGCCTTTCCGAAAAAACAGATGTATCAGTGATAACAATCGTGCAAGGTTCAAATTCTATTTCAAAAGCTGCCGTAAGTGCCAGAGTTGGTAAAGACGAATGGGTTGAACTGGGGGTCCTGGATAAAAGTTTAAATACATTCTATAATCCAGCCTATGATCATATTTTTGAAATTAAGTTGACTTGGGGAAATGTCCAACCAGTTATTTATGAGTTAAATACTTCAACCAATAAAGAATTGTTACCTAATCGTTCCGTTTTAAAAGGACTATTATCAGAAACACTCGATGAATTTCAATTTACACAGGAGACCTATAAGATCTATAAAACAGCTTATGAAAAGGCAAAGGAAGTGTACAACAATACCCAAGCTACTCAATCTGATTTAGATACTGCAAGTGAGGGTCTTAATGCTGCTAAAACTCAACTTATCCTTTCAATCGACCTTGGAAAAGTATATTCTGCAACAGTGTCATTAACAAAAGAACAAGCACAGCTCTCGAAGGAATATGGGATTCCTTTAAAAATAATTAATGATGAGATCGAACTTTTAATCCCATCTGCCATTGTCTCTAAGGAAGGTTTTGAGCTGACCAAAGACCGTTTGAAAGATATAAATAAAGCGAAAAGCCCCGCTTACGACTTTACATTATTAATTGATGGAAAGGAAATTTATAAATTTGAAGAAACAATTAATATTATATTCACTCTAGATGGCAGGAAAGTAAAAAACTGGAAAAATTTGAAAGTTTATCACTTTAATGAGCAAGTAAAAGAATGGGAACTGGTACCTGGCGCTGTTCCCCGTGATAGTAAGGTTTCAGTGGAAACCAGCCACTTTGGTACGTTTACTGTATTAG
This region includes:
- a CDS encoding glycoside hydrolase family 2 TIM barrel-domain containing protein, translating into MVQKMKHDWENVSVLERGRLNERAYFFSYADKLSALTYDRGLSKGFKLLTGMWKFNYAENPSQAPSLFYQDDFDASDWDDLMVPSNWQMNGYGKPHYTNVQYPFPIDPPRVSTENPTGSYRRSFYIPAEWLQQEIILRFEGVDSAFHIWVNGREVGYSQGSRLPSEFDVSSYIREGYNTIAVRVYQWSDGSYLEDQDMWWLSGIFRDVYLFARDKIHIQDFFVITDLDENYENAILTLTTLIENRSQLPLENYQLEYCLLDQKGDTILAESQQVALSNGKNVKVNFKTAVKNPEKWSAEHPYLYHLLITLKDGDGKTIEIVPNKTGFRSIEQKNGVFLVNGVAIKLKGVNRHDWHPDFGRAVPLAAMEQDVLLMKQHNINAVRTAHYPNDPKFYDLCDVFGLYVIDETDLETHGVEHIGSANLLSNDPEWEEAYVDRAKRMVARDKNHPSIIMWSLGNESGFGCNHVSMGRWIKENDPTRLVHYEGESADILREDDNNPNRDPSVSDVHTSMYTSLEILEQWGKRTDLQKPHILCEYAHAMGNGPGEIKEYWDLIYKYRRLQGGFVWEWCDHGIRQFTEEGEEYFAYGGDFGDSPNDCNFVIDGLVRPDRTPSPGLAEYKKVIEPVHVEAVDLETGEVRITNRYDFISLEHLNLSWSIEADGKPIDQGVMSVPSTEPGENTQLFIPFQLAPNIKPNTDYWLNLQFTLAADMLWAKAGYEIAWAQFELPVKSTCLNEAGKPLFAPLECMEDDNNLMIKGEDFTIEFHLVYGTIDSWTYQGLPILKDGPKMHFWRALIDNDHRSAISWKQFGLHWLQHRVDAVEWKQTEDKERVVITSIVRIAPPILAWGIRAVYTYTIYNSGEVSIEVDGTIQGNGPETMPRIGLQMKLPVYLDNVTWYGRGPGEAYSDSKQANRIGVYAKKVQELFTPYIYPQENGNRHEVRWVSVTNGNGIGFVSAGKPSLDFSTHYYTTENLDQAQHTYDLLNQEEITFHLDYGQHGLGSASCGPDLTRPYHLNCKDFRFNVILKSFSTAESSPIEIGKSLCFPL
- a CDS encoding PRD domain-containing protein, with product MKIKKILNNNAVVVKDGETEKIAIGTGIAFNKGKNDIIKQQEIEKLFVMEESSKLQQLILRIPENHFEISEEIISYAEEKLGMKLSDHIHIVLTDHLSFAIEREQEGIHLQNKLLQEIKVLYQVEFEIGMWAIQHIKKRFEIEMPIDEAGYIALYIHTAKPKSGDMQTTVRQTAIISDLIQTITKFLNITIDQDDISYQRLIIHLRYSISRIKHFELHTMDEEMLEMIKKKFPISYQCSKEVVKVLKDTYEMGIPDSEIGFISLHIERLKQRWKK
- the nagE gene encoding N-acetylglucosamine-specific PTS transporter subunit IIBC, with the protein product MMQYLQKIGRSLMLPVAVLPAAAILMGIGYWIDPSGWGAGNPVAAFLIKAGSSIIDNMSILFAVGVALGMSKNKDGSAALSGLVAYLVVTTLLSTDSVAMLQGVDPENVNAAFEKIGNQFIGILSGILASIMYNRFSHVQLPAALAFFSGKRLVPIMAAVSMLLVSVVLFFAWPVIFTGLVSFGTAISKLEFIGAGLYGFFNRLLIPIGLHHALNSVFWFDVAGINDIGNFWAGTGTKGVTGMYQAGFFPIMMFGLPAAALAMYHTARTKRKKQAASLMLAAGFASFFTGVTEPLEFSFMFLAPALYVVHAALTGISLAVAAFFNWTAGFGFSAGLVDFVLSSRLPLANQPYMLLLQGLVVAVIYYVLFRFLIIKFNLSTPGRENDKVEGGALDTESNDQAPAGNKFAVIAAKIYDALGGDANVTSVDNCVTRLRIEVKDMKAVDQKRIKDTGVPGINVVGKHSIQVIVGTEVQFIADEIEKIRNK
- a CDS encoding beta-N-acetylglucosaminidase domain-containing protein gives rise to the protein MKKGFFLNLIIIFSVLFSTLSGFSAPVQADAETVKYQIYPNPHEIHYQDGQFDISNTINIVYESKIDSYTRKRVEEILASKNINFTTSSEMAADKTNFLVGVYQSKEYVDQYFESLQLSDDGLFAKLDANIVSVDKNVIAVLGKDTDSAFYGVTTVKHIFKQMKERTIQPLIIKDYADVKGRGFIEGYYGEPWSNEDRAELMTYGGEFKMNSYIYAPKDDPKHNGKWRDLYTTEELENISKLAEAGNASKTRFVYTLHPFMNNAIRFNSEENYQTDLNKIKEKFTQLLDAGVRKFGILADDAGVPSQGAQTYVRLMTDLTDWLIEQQAKYPGLVTDMIFCPNDYMGWGTSSQIQSLKQLPKSVSIVQTGGKVWGEVSNNFTQSFTNNAGRGPFLWINWPCTDNSKKHLIMGGNETFLQPNVNPENIEGIVLNPMQQSEASKSAIFANADYAWNIWDNADQAKKNWNDSFAYMDHLNINETPASNALRELSKHMINQNMDNRVAKLEESVELAPKLNEFKAALGKEQITEKAQALIKEFEVIRDAALTYKADPGNERTRDQIIYWLDSAVDTANAAIFLLNAEVAHEQGNKSEVWENYSQGQASFAASKNHPFRYIDHYEYAEVGVQHIVPFINTLLKDVSLKVQSIVNPDSNAARIITNRTDTPAGNLDNLLDNKLSTEVIFKNPNSISAGTYIGVLYEKPLTLNTVRFELGHAGNVNDTFTESKAQYTVDGDNWIDIEGALYGHVSKVELENLNLKARGIRLIATKDRTNTWLGIKDIVTNDTIYENETPQYQLMVPEHFKVYQGNAENLFDGNDSTFIWYNPSGLIKDTSVAGDYIGVDLQKVTDLDKVSFSVGRDNGDKWTEYQLEYSSDNVNYTLFKKYTGKASGMDKIEEDLTGIKARYVRLKNLKNVNVWIKFSEIRIELPKNSAEYTYTNNTNYKKIVSQHSLDNTSLAETANITLKPQEYLGVKLERIKELDDVKVNTTNDKLTLQASANEVEWKVPDEGTIARYVRLLNNTDEEITFDLNEFSVLSKEIYGPSFVGTDMGISSAYADSDSRNEGTLLAPFDKKFGTRAIFTDYQRKGQSITYSVGEPRIFNSLRVYNEENNINYIRDAKVQLSMDNENWTDVITLGDGVDNLAGGKADYSDMIADGYTHDSSNPGNYYYGNDNIGGIKAKFIRILFTANYLTRFAHINEFIINDGEYVKTENNPTYFADPIEEEGFGPNRLLDGDLTTAFRPNMTGETNGSLTYRLSEKTDVSVITIVQGSNSISKAAVSARVGKDEWVELGVLDKSLNTFYNPAYDHIFEIKLTWGNVQPVIYELNTSTNKELLPNRSVLKGLLSETLDEFQFTQETYKIYKTAYEKAKEVYNNTQATQSDLDTASEGLNAAKTQLILSIDLGKVYSATVSLTKEQAQLSKEYGIPLKIINDEIELLIPSAIVSKEGFELTKDRLKDINKAKSPAYDFTLLIDGKEIYKFEETINIIFTLDGRKVKNWKNLKVYHFNEQVKEWELVPGAVPRDSKVSVETSHFGTFTVLETPGDKAEPGTQIPKNKNKKD